The Oncorhynchus masou masou isolate Uvic2021 chromosome 31, UVic_Omas_1.1, whole genome shotgun sequence genome includes a region encoding these proteins:
- the LOC135524060 gene encoding ETS domain-containing protein Elk-3-like translates to MDSAITLWQFLLQLLLDQSHKHLICWTSTDGEFKLLKSEEVAKLWGLRKNKTNMNYDKLSRALRYYYDKNIIKKVIGQKFVYKFVSFPEILKMDPAAVEMGLTSGMVTLHEDDVQDIDVEEEEEEAQQQRRAMGAALGAAAAAQQAACRNDYLRSGLYSSFSVSSLHHPPEELLRALRERQERQQDEARSGVIRFGAGTTERTPPSPSHIKPSSQSFSIHSPSKPSPLHHHHHRRSPSSSPPSPNPQLGPGRGGWSPEAEEEEGEDSDQGAQPLNLSSGHRERERALQPPEKRTIGGSRGSGSCHGYREHGLPPKTKKPKALEIPAPSLLLTGSDIGSIALNSPALPSGSLTPAFFTAQTPSGLLLAHSPLLSGIHFWSSLSPIAPLSPARLQGHGSLFQFPSLMNGHLPVPLPNLDGSPSPLLLSPANHKS, encoded by the exons ATGGACAGCGCCATCACGTTGTGGCAGTTCCTGCTGCAACTTCTCCTGGACCAGAGCCACAAGCACCTGATCTGCTGGACATCCACTGACGGGGAGTTCAAACTGCTCAAGTCAGAGGAGGTGGCCAAGCTGTGGGGGCTCCGCAAGAACAAGACTAATATGAACTACGACAAGCTGAGCAGAGCACTGAGATACTACTATGACAAG aaCATCATCAAGAAAGTGATCGGCCAGAAGTTTGTCTACAAGTTTGTCTCGTTCCCGGAGATCCTGAAGATGGACCCTGCGGCGGTAGAGATGGGCTTGACGTCCGGCATGGTGACCCTCCATGAGGATGACGTCCAGGACATAGacgtagaggaggaagaggaggaggcacAGCAGCAGAGGAGAGCCATGGGGGCAGCGTTGGGGGCGGCTGCTGCGGCTCAGCAGGCTGCGTGTCGTAACGACTACCTCcgctctggtctctactcctccttcAGCGTCAgctccctccatcatcctccagAGGAGCTGCTCAGAGCcttgagggagaggcaggagagacagCAGGATGAAGCCCGGTCCGGAGTCATCCGCTTCGGGGCTGGTACCACAGAGAGAACTCCACCCTCACCCTCCCACATCAAGCCTTCATCACAATCCTTCAGCATCCACAGTCCATCTAaaccctcccccctccaccaccatcaccaccggcgctccccgtcctcctccccacccagccctaacccccagCTGGGACCAGGGCGAGGAGGCTGGAGCCCAgaggctgaagaggaggagggggaggactctgACCAGGGGGCCCAGCCCTTGAATCTCTCCtctgggcacagagagagagagagggctctgCAGCCTCCGGAGAAGAGGACCATTGGTGGTAGTAGGGGTAGTGGTAGTTGTCATGGATACAGGGAACATGGACTCCCACCCAAAACAAAGAAGCCCAAAGCCCTAGAGATTCCTGCCCCCTCCCTGCTCCTGACAGGAAGTGACATTGGCTCCATAGCCCTTAACAGTCCCGCCCTGCCGTCCGGGTCCCTCACCCCGGCCTTCTTCACTGCACAG aCTCCGTCTGGCCTGCTGCTGGCTCACAGCCCTCTGTTATCAGGCATCCACTTCTGGAGCAGTCTTAGTCCCATAGCCCCTCTGAGCCCTGCACGGCTCCAAGGACACGGATCTCTGTTCCAG TTTCCCAGTCTAATGAATGGACACCTCCCGGTTCCCCTGCCAAACCTGGATGGGTCCCCCTCCCCCCTGCTCCTGTCCCCTGCCAATCACAAGTCCTGA